Proteins from one Leptonema illini DSM 21528 genomic window:
- the fliH gene encoding flagellar assembly protein FliH, translated as MATNRLVFKPGHISRVQEKMTLQIPDRYKKFQGIEEVDEYEIDSEGNVVEQYHGPTIEEIEAELERYRKETEEEIRRTLEEAHEKARTIEEQGKTVAFQLNQDAHERAKKDLEKARQDAEQIIERSKMEVERMVKEAEMRVAEIEHEAYQKGYDAGREVGFKKGQSEVRRLIDRLGMIVGQAIDVREEIIAASEKQMVDMILMVARKVIKDEVVERKEVVLNNIREALRRIKDRDRVNIRVNFADLELTTAHKDELIKMMESLRKVNIYEDSRVDRGGCIIETDVGSIDARISTQLKEIEEAIRNAEPM; from the coding sequence ATGGCCACAAATCGACTCGTATTCAAGCCCGGTCACATCTCCCGTGTGCAGGAAAAGATGACCCTGCAGATCCCCGACCGCTATAAGAAGTTTCAGGGCATCGAAGAGGTGGATGAATACGAGATCGACTCCGAAGGAAATGTCGTCGAACAGTATCACGGCCCCACCATCGAAGAGATCGAGGCCGAGCTCGAGCGCTACCGCAAAGAAACCGAAGAAGAGATCCGACGGACGCTTGAAGAGGCGCATGAAAAGGCCCGTACCATCGAGGAGCAGGGCAAAACCGTAGCCTTTCAGTTAAATCAGGACGCCCATGAGCGGGCGAAGAAGGATCTGGAAAAGGCCCGCCAGGACGCCGAGCAGATCATCGAACGCTCGAAGATGGAAGTGGAGCGCATGGTCAAAGAGGCCGAGATGCGCGTCGCCGAGATCGAACACGAGGCCTACCAGAAAGGGTATGATGCCGGTCGCGAGGTCGGCTTCAAGAAAGGGCAGAGCGAGGTGCGCCGCCTCATCGACCGACTCGGTATGATCGTCGGTCAGGCCATCGACGTTCGCGAAGAGATCATCGCCGCCTCAGAAAAACAGATGGTCGATATGATTCTCATGGTCGCCCGCAAGGTGATCAAAGACGAGGTCGTCGAACGTAAAGAGGTCGTTCTCAATAACATCCGCGAAGCTCTGCGTCGTATTAAGGATCGCGATCGCGTTAATATCCGCGTGAACTTCGCCGACCTCGAATTGACGACGGCTCATAAAGATGAGCTGATCAAGATGATGGAATCGCTGCGCAAGGTCAACATCTACGAAGACTCTCGCGTCGACCGCGGCGGCTGTATCATCGAAACGGACGTCGGTTCGATCGACGCCCGCATCTCGACGCAGCTTAAAGAGATCGAAGAGGCCATCCGCAACGCCGAGCCGATGTAA
- the dcd gene encoding dCTP deaminase: MILSGKEIERRLGSDILIDPYDPECLNPNSYNLRLNDEMLVYRNHELDMKVPNDTEQLRIPPEGLLLQPGRLYLGRTVEYTETRNLVPMLEGRSSIGRLGLFVHVTAGFGDVGFCGYWTLEISCIQPVRIYPFIEICQIFYHTIEGEFVEYRSGKYQKNTGIQPSLIYREFQ; encoded by the coding sequence ATGATTCTGTCCGGTAAAGAAATAGAGAGACGTCTTGGCAGCGATATCCTGATCGACCCCTACGATCCGGAGTGCCTGAACCCGAACTCGTATAACCTGCGCTTGAACGACGAGATGCTCGTTTATCGCAATCACGAGCTCGATATGAAAGTGCCAAACGACACCGAGCAACTGCGAATCCCCCCGGAAGGGCTGTTGCTCCAGCCCGGCAGACTGTATCTGGGAAGAACGGTGGAGTATACGGAAACCCGCAATCTGGTTCCGATGCTTGAAGGCCGCTCTTCGATCGGCCGCCTTGGTCTTTTCGTGCACGTAACTGCCGGTTTCGGCGATGTCGGGTTCTGCGGCTACTGGACGCTTGAGATCTCATGCATCCAGCCCGTTCGCATATATCCTTTCATTGAGATCTGTCAGATCTTCTATCATACGATCGAAGGCGAGTTCGTAGAATACCGCAGCGGCAAATACCAGAAGAACACGGGGATTCAGCCAAGTCTGATCTACAGGGAGTTCCAATGA
- the epsC gene encoding serine O-acetyltransferase EpsC — protein MSLAIVDDIKAVRRNDPAARGLEILLYPTLHAMLFHRFICHPLYRIHFFFLARFFSQLSRFFTGLEIHPGAKIGAGFFCDHGMGVVIGETAEIGKNCVMFHGVTLGGTGKHNRKRHPTVGDDCFIGTHSTLLGPIRIGNGVKIGAESVIVNRDVPDQCTVVGAPAMIVKRGPRKVHPPEPLPFSGYRLEEVKQELGGGLDLGYVSDGGGI, from the coding sequence ATGAGCCTTGCCATTGTTGATGATATAAAGGCGGTGCGGCGGAACGACCCCGCTGCCCGCGGCCTTGAGATTTTGCTTTATCCGACGCTGCATGCGATGCTCTTTCATCGCTTCATCTGCCATCCGCTTTACCGAATCCACTTCTTCTTTCTGGCACGCTTCTTTTCGCAACTCAGCCGCTTTTTCACGGGGCTTGAGATCCATCCCGGAGCGAAGATCGGAGCGGGCTTTTTCTGCGATCACGGCATGGGCGTTGTGATCGGCGAAACGGCCGAGATCGGCAAAAACTGCGTGATGTTTCATGGCGTGACGCTGGGCGGCACCGGAAAGCATAACCGCAAACGGCATCCGACCGTCGGCGATGATTGCTTCATCGGAACGCACAGCACGCTACTCGGGCCCATCCGCATCGGCAACGGCGTGAAAATCGGAGCGGAAAGCGTTATCGTCAACAGAGACGTGCCCGATCAGTGCACCGTTGTGGGCGCACCTGCGATGATCGTAAAGCGCGGGCCGCGCAAGGTTCACCCGCCTGAGCCGCTCCCTTTTTCTGGCTACCGCCTCGAAGAGGTAAAGCAGGAACTCGGCGGAGGGCTCGATCTGGGCTACGTCTCAGACGGCGGCGGCATCTGA
- a CDS encoding UvrB/UvrC motif-containing protein — MQPFVRGNQNAPSGVLVAFAEVRGRNPIDPEGKILAVHISVSALSAHMSHYPVVVFPPTSFRDRTHLDRVLDFMDNVDVIELDPFQLPDDTEEEDYFQVRMDELNRIVQDYVDLFQKRYIAMAQEQGIEFLNFDLDMDLPEEDDRPLDLRSSLNQLENLLQKKADIDQYKSVIRYIRSHHPELDVWNFEQLVRSSKHEIAELYIKKFRAIAEERYEAAAFYQNRILDAEPGRNA; from the coding sequence ATGCAGCCATTTGTCCGGGGGAATCAGAATGCTCCAAGCGGAGTTCTGGTCGCCTTCGCCGAGGTCCGCGGGAGGAATCCCATTGACCCGGAAGGCAAGATCCTGGCCGTTCATATCTCTGTGAGCGCCCTCTCTGCCCATATGAGCCATTATCCCGTTGTCGTTTTTCCGCCCACGTCGTTTCGCGACCGCACGCATCTGGATCGCGTCCTTGACTTCATGGATAATGTCGACGTCATCGAGCTTGATCCGTTTCAGCTGCCCGATGACACCGAAGAAGAAGACTATTTTCAGGTGCGCATGGACGAGCTGAATCGCATCGTGCAGGACTATGTCGATCTCTTCCAGAAGCGATATATTGCGATGGCGCAGGAGCAGGGAATCGAGTTTCTCAACTTTGATCTCGATATGGACCTTCCCGAAGAGGACGATCGACCGCTTGATCTGCGTTCGAGCCTCAACCAGCTTGAGAATCTGCTGCAGAAAAAGGCCGATATCGACCAGTATAAGTCCGTCATCCGCTATATTCGCTCTCATCATCCGGAGCTTGATGTCTGGAATTTCGAGCAGCTTGTACGTAGCTCCAAACATGAGATCGCAGAGCTGTATATTAAGAAGTTCCGGGCCATCGCCGAAGAGCGTTACGAAGCGGCCGCCTTTTATCAGAATCGCATTCTCGACGCCGAGCCCGGTCGCAACGCATGA
- a CDS encoding aldo/keto reductase, which translates to MMPGGASREGTERYFERLKRSFPNYHDTSWFLTPALLPFRVSRIGIGTYRAHRDRTEHHEALREAFISGINIVDTAANHSDGAAEVLVGNVIRDLIESKRLFRDEVVVVERAGFIEDSALQLLRGRMPADTVALSPTLAHCIHPDFLSMQIEWSLQRLGLQTIDLFLLQNPEIQRDSEKDGSFFDRIQKSLARLEEERSRGRIQFYGISSNLLPSAEGIAMLERILKFAPPGFRAIQLPANLLETGYRPVAALARKKGIFTMGCRPLNSLHDGRVVRLARLIDPPPHGEENPEARQMRIEDELLSLEERMLRIINEKEHRLTFDARVPSVYRTLLHYRQKINDLETILPMIDALAVPFQRTVSSLKAGLERSSDAETGRLLFERYMRLVHTALGFLLPYATYKNHLALERLEQSLQEATHTELPLAGLAVQAALADGMDIVFVGMRRARAVRQMCDLFSLNAFQKIPEIQESLLPEAFGE; encoded by the coding sequence ATGATGCCCGGAGGGGCGAGCCGCGAAGGGACAGAGCGCTACTTTGAACGGCTGAAACGCAGCTTTCCGAACTACCACGATACATCCTGGTTCCTGACGCCGGCTCTTCTGCCGTTTCGCGTATCTCGCATCGGCATAGGAACTTACAGGGCCCACCGCGATCGTACGGAACATCATGAAGCGTTACGCGAGGCCTTTATCTCGGGCATCAACATCGTCGATACCGCCGCGAATCATTCAGATGGAGCGGCCGAGGTGCTTGTCGGCAATGTGATACGCGATCTTATCGAATCGAAGCGATTGTTTCGCGACGAAGTCGTCGTCGTCGAGCGAGCCGGCTTCATAGAGGATTCTGCGCTACAGCTTCTTCGCGGCCGTATGCCTGCCGATACGGTTGCCCTTTCGCCGACGCTTGCCCATTGCATTCATCCCGATTTTCTCTCGATGCAAATCGAATGGTCGCTACAGAGGCTCGGCCTTCAGACCATTGATCTCTTTCTACTCCAGAATCCTGAGATACAGCGCGACTCAGAAAAGGATGGTAGTTTCTTCGATCGGATTCAGAAATCCCTCGCCCGTCTCGAAGAAGAACGCAGCCGCGGTCGCATTCAGTTTTATGGCATCAGCTCGAATCTGCTCCCATCTGCCGAAGGCATAGCGATGCTGGAGCGTATTCTGAAATTCGCTCCGCCGGGTTTTCGCGCCATACAGCTGCCGGCCAATCTGCTTGAAACGGGGTACCGCCCGGTGGCAGCTCTTGCGCGTAAGAAGGGAATCTTTACGATGGGTTGTCGTCCCTTAAATAGCTTGCATGACGGTCGCGTGGTTCGCCTGGCCCGGCTGATCGATCCACCTCCTCACGGAGAAGAAAATCCCGAAGCCCGGCAGATGCGTATCGAAGATGAGCTGCTCTCCCTTGAAGAGCGCATGCTACGGATCATCAATGAAAAAGAGCATCGACTGACGTTCGATGCAAGAGTTCCGTCCGTTTACCGCACCCTGCTGCATTACCGCCAGAAGATCAACGACCTCGAAACCATTCTGCCGATGATCGACGCCCTTGCCGTTCCTTTTCAGCGCACCGTCTCATCGTTGAAGGCAGGGCTGGAACGCAGTTCTGACGCAGAAACAGGTCGGCTGCTTTTTGAACGGTATATGCGGCTTGTGCATACGGCGCTTGGTTTCCTGCTTCCTTATGCCACTTACAAAAATCATCTTGCTTTAGAAAGACTCGAACAGTCGCTTCAGGAGGCCACACACACCGAGCTTCCTCTTGCAGGGCTGGCCGTTCAGGCTGCTCTTGCCGACGGTATGGATATTGTCTTTGTGGGGATGCGTCGGGCCCGCGCTGTGCGACAGATGTGCGATCTTTTCAGCCTGAATGCCTTCCAGAAAATTCCCGAAATCCAGGAAAGTTTGTTGCCCGAAGCATTCGGTGAGTAG
- a CDS encoding tetratricopeptide repeat protein — MFTEQDKKLLETYNAALSLYKQRKWDDAITGFKKALEIHPDDGPSKLYLERSEAYKANPPGDDWDGVFVMKTK; from the coding sequence ATGTTCACCGAGCAGGACAAAAAGCTCCTCGAAACCTACAACGCAGCCCTCTCTCTTTACAAGCAGAGAAAGTGGGATGATGCCATTACCGGCTTCAAGAAAGCGCTGGAAATCCACCCGGATGACGGCCCGTCAAAGCTCTACCTCGAACGATCCGAGGCCTACAAGGCAAATCCGCCCGGCGACGACTGGGATGGGGTTTTTGTCATGAAGACGAAGTAA
- a CDS encoding bactofilin family protein yields MAKKPLAPLITEEGSVATIFEKGTHFQGILEFERPLQINGEFEGEIRSSGVLVIGEGARVKANIRCSTVIVGGTVIGNIEALKRIEMLGTGKIVGNIRTARLQIAEGVVFDGNCEMIDPQEASSLKAAL; encoded by the coding sequence ATGGCAAAGAAACCCTTAGCCCCCCTTATCACCGAAGAAGGATCGGTGGCCACGATCTTCGAAAAAGGAACCCATTTCCAGGGCATCCTCGAATTCGAAAGACCGCTACAGATCAACGGAGAGTTCGAGGGCGAAATCCGTTCCAGCGGAGTTCTCGTCATCGGCGAGGGAGCCCGGGTGAAGGCCAACATCCGCTGTAGCACCGTCATCGTCGGCGGCACGGTCATCGGTAACATCGAGGCTCTCAAGCGCATAGAGATGCTCGGTACGGGCAAGATCGTCGGTAACATCCGAACCGCACGCCTTCAGATTGCCGAAGGCGTCGTTTTTGACGGGAATTGCGAGATGATCGATCCTCAGGAGGCGAGCTCTTTAAAGGCCGCTCTGTAG
- a CDS encoding glycosyltransferase family 4 protein: MSSDRITIAVDARPLTHPVSGVSRMISRIIEHLDDGEFEFHLFAPNNWNRDFESVIKQSNVIWNQSHGLLSKKAGLWYNSSLPMILHRMKPAIYWGTQQTVPAFLSSRIPVVLTFHDFVSYRFPGTIRLAARIQQRMLQRRSVRVADCIIANSRQTMREIQSFFGVDSTRLKVGYPGVESRLRDRKNDRKAEKKTANALPISIQGPYILSVSTIEPRKNFGLLLEAYLKYHRSEAEKPYSLVLAGRRGWESKEFFSRLDQIQQETGSVFVLEGLRDDQLTALYEDASFFCLPSLYEGFGITLLEALSFGKTALVSDLDCFHEIAGEKARYLPAGDVDAWALALKQQVERHRSGSLKDVDFDVAAWSWKETAEIYRAAFKELAS; encoded by the coding sequence ATGAGCTCTGACAGGATTACCATAGCCGTAGACGCCCGCCCGCTCACGCATCCGGTGAGCGGCGTATCGCGAATGATCTCGCGCATCATCGAGCACCTTGATGACGGCGAGTTCGAGTTCCACCTTTTTGCGCCGAATAACTGGAACCGTGATTTTGAAAGCGTTATCAAACAATCCAACGTAATCTGGAATCAATCGCACGGCCTTCTTTCGAAAAAAGCGGGGCTGTGGTATAACAGTTCACTGCCGATGATCCTGCATCGCATGAAGCCTGCGATCTACTGGGGAACGCAACAGACCGTTCCGGCCTTTCTTTCGTCGAGAATTCCCGTCGTTCTTACGTTTCATGACTTTGTAAGCTACAGATTTCCCGGCACGATCCGGCTTGCGGCGCGTATTCAACAGAGGATGCTGCAACGCCGCAGCGTGCGCGTTGCCGATTGCATTATCGCAAACTCCCGTCAGACGATGCGAGAGATTCAATCGTTTTTCGGAGTCGACTCCACACGATTGAAGGTGGGTTATCCCGGAGTGGAAAGCCGACTGCGTGACCGCAAGAACGACCGCAAAGCCGAGAAGAAAACCGCAAACGCTCTGCCTATCAGCATCCAGGGACCGTACATCCTTTCGGTTTCGACGATCGAGCCGCGAAAGAACTTTGGCCTGCTGCTTGAGGCTTATTTGAAATATCATCGAAGCGAGGCTGAGAAACCTTACAGTCTCGTGCTTGCCGGCCGTCGCGGCTGGGAGTCAAAAGAGTTCTTCTCGCGCCTTGATCAGATCCAACAGGAAACGGGTTCGGTCTTTGTGCTCGAAGGACTGCGAGACGATCAGCTGACGGCCCTTTACGAAGATGCCTCATTCTTCTGTCTGCCATCGTTATACGAGGGCTTTGGTATCACGCTTCTTGAGGCATTGAGCTTCGGCAAAACGGCGCTCGTTTCAGATCTCGATTGCTTTCATGAAATCGCCGGCGAAAAGGCCAGGTATCTGCCGGCAGGCGATGTCGATGCCTGGGCCCTTGCTCTGAAGCAACAGGTGGAAAGGCATCGAAGCGGATCTTTGAAAGACGTCGACTTCGACGTCGCTGCATGGTCGTGGAAAGAAACGGCAGAGATCTACAGAGCGGCCTTTAAAGAGCTCGCCTCCTGA
- a CDS encoding RNA chaperone Hfq has translation MPKQYGAIEQNQLIEKARKRSMAIQIFLKSGVPIRGKVIAHDNHSVFIVTEQGQVLIYKHAISSLSPSRPPARKR, from the coding sequence ATGCCCAAACAGTACGGCGCAATCGAACAGAATCAGCTTATCGAGAAGGCAAGGAAGCGCTCGATGGCAATCCAGATATTCCTTAAAAGCGGAGTGCCGATCCGCGGCAAGGTGATCGCCCATGACAACCATTCGGTCTTTATCGTAACCGAACAGGGACAGGTTCTCATTTACAAACACGCCATTTCTTCACTTTCGCCGTCACGTCCGCCGGCGCGCAAGCGATGA
- a CDS encoding LolA family protein — MFSKGQIAGKISTIFVFSMLFSVALEANPLQKVVGVMNSSTFRASVNIKSGGSSFNGTLSYSGGKMNFRLGDGRVIASNGRKIFAFDPSTRTMGRQDAGGGGGLGWILSYTARIDGNRAVLTPNSPAHNYEEVRLSWDEGYFLRSISMKGKGGDVITIKINSVSRVASFPVSIFSYKAPPGSRTVDNPLNQRN, encoded by the coding sequence ATGTTCTCAAAAGGCCAGATCGCTGGCAAAATCTCGACTATTTTCGTCTTTTCTATGCTCTTTTCGGTCGCCCTCGAGGCCAATCCGCTTCAGAAGGTGGTCGGGGTGATGAACTCTTCGACCTTCCGGGCGTCGGTGAATATAAAGTCGGGCGGAAGCAGCTTCAACGGAACGCTTTCGTACTCGGGCGGGAAGATGAACTTCCGTCTGGGCGATGGACGCGTCATCGCATCAAACGGACGTAAGATTTTTGCGTTTGATCCGTCTACTCGTACAATGGGACGGCAGGACGCAGGCGGCGGTGGAGGCCTTGGATGGATTCTATCTTATACCGCACGCATCGACGGGAATCGTGCCGTTTTGACTCCGAACTCGCCGGCGCATAACTATGAAGAGGTGCGCCTGAGCTGGGACGAAGGCTACTTCCTGCGAAGCATCTCTATGAAAGGAAAGGGAGGCGATGTGATCACCATTAAGATTAACAGCGTATCGAGAGTCGCCAGCTTTCCCGTTTCTATCTTCAGCTATAAGGCCCCTCCGGGCTCTCGAACCGTTGATAACCCCCTGAATCAGCGCAACTGA
- a CDS encoding electron transfer flavoprotein subunit alpha/FixB family protein, which translates to MMSILAVAELKGDSLKKISRELTSAGRKLGGPVVALLINGTDAHANELFDAGADTVVKASLGEYSPQGVANIVAAVAAEKGAKVVLAPHSIQGKDYAGRVAIAMNASLVADIIEVKGSDSAVEVKKPIYSGKAYANIKLSAPAVLTVRPNSQEVVSGYAGAKALETTSAGEGAVSSKLANVEMSGGTKVALTDASIIVSGGRGIKGPEAWPMLQELADTLGGALGASRAAVDAGWIDHGHQVGQTGKTVSPNCYIACGISGAIQHLAGMGSSKYIVAINKDPDAPIFKVATYGVVDDLFKVVPALTGEFKKVLG; encoded by the coding sequence ATCATGTCTATTCTTGCAGTAGCTGAACTGAAAGGGGATTCGCTTAAGAAGATCTCCCGCGAACTGACCTCTGCCGGCCGCAAGCTCGGCGGTCCGGTCGTCGCCCTGCTCATCAACGGAACCGACGCTCATGCGAACGAGCTGTTTGATGCCGGTGCCGATACCGTCGTTAAGGCAAGCCTGGGCGAATACAGCCCGCAGGGCGTCGCCAATATCGTGGCCGCCGTCGCCGCTGAAAAAGGAGCGAAGGTCGTTCTTGCCCCGCATTCCATTCAGGGTAAGGACTATGCCGGACGTGTCGCCATCGCCATGAACGCCAGCCTTGTCGCTGACATCATTGAAGTAAAAGGCTCTGATTCTGCCGTTGAAGTTAAGAAGCCTATCTATTCCGGCAAAGCTTATGCGAATATCAAGCTGAGCGCTCCTGCCGTTCTGACCGTGCGTCCGAACTCTCAGGAAGTCGTTTCGGGTTATGCAGGAGCTAAGGCCCTTGAAACCACATCGGCCGGCGAAGGCGCCGTTTCTTCGAAACTCGCTAACGTTGAGATGAGCGGCGGAACAAAGGTAGCCCTGACCGACGCCTCCATCATCGTATCGGGCGGTCGCGGTATTAAAGGCCCCGAGGCCTGGCCGATGCTTCAGGAACTGGCTGACACGCTCGGTGGAGCTCTTGGAGCATCCCGTGCAGCGGTTGACGCCGGCTGGATCGATCACGGCCATCAGGTCGGTCAGACGGGCAAAACCGTTTCTCCGAACTGCTACATCGCCTGTGGCATCTCGGGCGCCATCCAGCACCTTGCCGGTATGGGATCTTCGAAGTACATCGTGGCCATCAACAAAGACCCCGATGCACCGATCTTCAAGGTAGCCACCTACGGCGTCGTGGATGATCTTTTCAAGGTTGTTCCGGCACTGACAGGCGAATTCAAGAAGGTTCTGGGCTAA
- a CDS encoding electron transfer flavoprotein subunit beta/FixA family protein yields MKIAVLVKQVPDTETNLKVSGTAISEAGVKWIVSPFDEHALEESLRLRDKTSAEITAISLGPDRVQEALRTAYALGVDKAVQIKDDSYNVLDANYSAQVLAAYLKQLNPDLILAGHVAIDSQSSMVPAMIAQILGCANINNAVSIEVNGSDVKVKREIEGGTAEMSASGTVVVTAAKGLNDPRYPSLKGIMASKKKQLETVDVGSLGVSAPKIEIASLEPPPPRPPGRVIEAETPEDKAKELVRLLREEAKVI; encoded by the coding sequence ATGAAGATTGCTGTTCTGGTCAAACAGGTACCGGATACGGAAACGAATCTGAAAGTTTCTGGCACCGCCATCAGCGAAGCCGGAGTGAAGTGGATTGTCTCGCCTTTTGACGAGCATGCACTGGAAGAAAGCCTCCGTCTGCGCGACAAAACAAGCGCCGAGATTACGGCCATCTCTCTCGGTCCGGACCGTGTTCAGGAAGCCCTGCGCACTGCCTATGCCCTTGGTGTTGATAAAGCCGTTCAGATCAAAGACGACTCCTATAATGTTCTCGATGCTAACTACTCGGCCCAGGTTCTTGCCGCGTATCTGAAGCAACTCAATCCCGATCTGATCCTTGCCGGCCACGTCGCCATCGACTCGCAGTCGTCCATGGTTCCGGCCATGATCGCACAGATCCTCGGTTGCGCCAATATCAACAACGCCGTCTCCATTGAAGTCAACGGAAGCGACGTAAAAGTTAAACGCGAAATCGAAGGCGGAACGGCTGAGATGTCCGCTTCGGGCACCGTCGTCGTCACGGCAGCAAAAGGTCTGAATGATCCGCGTTATCCGTCTCTGAAAGGCATCATGGCTTCGAAGAAGAAGCAGCTTGAGACCGTCGATGTCGGTTCTCTCGGTGTGAGCGCTCCGAAGATTGAGATCGCTTCGCTTGAACCGCCTCCACCGCGTCCGCCGGGCCGCGTTATCGAAGCCGAAACCCCCGAGGATAAGGCAAAAGAACTCGTCCGTCTTCTTCGCGAAGAGGCGAAGGTCATCTGA
- the pth gene encoding aminoacyl-tRNA hydrolase, whose translation MTPLLVGLGNPGPKYSKTRHNAGFLFLDYFAECAAEKRDGMSGRLSPFKEKFGGLVAELRDFSYNGTEVELIALFKPLSFMNLSGRPVKQAADHYKAPPARWLVLHDEIDLPFLDIRIKEGGGHRGHNGLRDIMAVTGTGDFTRVRIGVDRPVDGSVADYVLAPFSKEEQARFADAGTIVNRLVSEWLLRKV comes from the coding sequence TTGACGCCTTTGCTTGTCGGCCTGGGGAATCCGGGCCCGAAATACAGTAAGACCCGACATAATGCGGGTTTTCTGTTCCTTGACTATTTTGCCGAATGTGCCGCCGAAAAGCGAGACGGCATGTCGGGCAGACTCAGCCCTTTTAAAGAAAAGTTCGGCGGATTGGTCGCCGAGCTGCGTGACTTCTCTTATAACGGAACGGAAGTCGAGCTGATCGCGCTGTTCAAGCCTTTATCCTTTATGAATCTCTCGGGTCGCCCCGTAAAACAGGCCGCCGACCATTATAAAGCGCCGCCTGCCAGATGGCTGGTGCTGCATGACGAGATCGATCTGCCCTTTCTCGACATCCGCATCAAAGAAGGCGGCGGACACCGCGGCCATAACGGCCTGCGCGATATCATGGCCGTAACCGGCACGGGCGATTTCACGAGGGTTCGCATCGGTGTGGATCGACCCGTCGACGGCTCTGTCGCCGATTATGTGCTCGCTCCTTTTTCGAAGGAGGAGCAGGCCAGATTCGCGGATGCGGGAACGATCGTAAACCGGCTTGTCAGCGAATGGCTGCTTCGAAAAGTCTGA
- a CDS encoding LB_289 family protein, with product MKRTELERRERELKRTAKKVEVLERKSGRAGRTIGQYIDDLAALFRYDAEEIFNTTDDLDILELIERMKEDLPEKQWDTVLKKAVNRTKVKQANRAVEELSTFIGEEAGV from the coding sequence ATGAAACGTACGGAGCTGGAACGCAGAGAACGCGAGCTGAAGCGCACGGCCAAGAAGGTCGAGGTGCTGGAGCGGAAATCCGGCCGTGCCGGCCGCACCATCGGCCAGTACATCGACGACCTGGCGGCTCTTTTCCGCTATGATGCCGAAGAGATCTTCAACACAACGGATGATCTGGACATCCTCGAACTGATCGAGCGAATGAAAGAAGACCTGCCCGAAAAACAGTGGGACACAGTTCTGAAAAAGGCCGTGAACCGCACAAAAGTAAAGCAGGCCAACCGTGCCGTAGAAGAGCTTTCGACCTTTATCGGTGAGGAAGCCGGCGTTTGA